The Nicotiana tabacum cultivar K326 chromosome 14, ASM71507v2, whole genome shotgun sequence genome contains a region encoding:
- the LOC142168854 gene encoding uncharacterized protein LOC142168854, which produces MASVDCFHLKGEKIEFCGNSTCNGDAPSVLSLYQFLWGACQRIWIDILLKNDVPVVLKGFLTFVKIQFDSAVKVFRSDNGLEFFNSYYKGLFSVTGNVHQSSYVYTPHHNGLVERKHRHLLKVARAIRDVSFKEDIFPFKSAQSQVNTQCHISGDIPVCDPFILVATDDEVVDHVATYRLTLVAIDPITPIPATSSPPNTGHIDHVEGSPDATPVTTATEVTPYPIPVEFHRTPDHATEASTSTRKSTRRTKTPGWLSDIVHKAPKHNINASTITAYLISAYKSYGSLSESCLKAFCNLSCVKEPKYFEEAVQDPKWLEAMRHELQAFNDNQTWQLVDLPPNKKAILCEVRGYIKWLSSMPFCKVDDLLIISSSSSIIQKAKTMLQQHFKIKDLGEIRYFLGL; this is translated from the exons ATGGCTTCTGTTGACTGTTTCCACCTCAAGGGGGAAAAGATTGAATTTTGTGGCAATTCAACATGTAACGGTGAT GCTCCATCAGTGTTGAGTTTGTACCAGTTTCTTTGGGGTGCATGCCAGCGTATATGGATTGACATTTTG TTGAAGAATGATGTTCCAGTTGTATTGAAAGGATTCTTGACATTTGTAAAGATTCAATTTGACAGTGCAGTAAAGGTGTTCAGAAGTGATAATGGTTTAGAATTTTTCAATTCATACTATAAAGGTTTGTTCAGTGTTACAGGGAATGTTCATCAGAGTTCTTATGTCTACACACCCCATCATAATGGATTAGTAGAAAGAAAACATAGGCATCTTCTAAAAGTAGCCAGAGCAATCAG GGATGTGTCCTTCAAGGAAGACATTTTTCCTTTCAAGTCAGCCCAGTCTCAAGTCAACACACAATGCCACATCTCAGGTGATATTCCAGTTTGTGATCCATTTATCCTAGTTGCTACAGATGATGAGGTTGTGGACCATGTTGCTACATATAGACTTACATTAGTGGCTATTGATCCCATAACACCAATTCCTGCTACTTCCAGCCCTCCTAATACAGGACACATTGATCATGTAGAAGGCTCACCTGATGCAACACCTGTTACAACAGCTACTGAGGTGACTCCATATCCTATTCCTGTAGAGTTCCATAGGACTCCTGACCATGCCACAGAAGCATCAACCAGCACTAGGAAGTCTACTAGAAGAACAAAGACTCCTGGGTGGTTAAGTGACATTGTTCACAAGGCACCTAAACATAACATTAATGCATCAACAATTACTGCATATCTTATATCAGCATACAAGTCTTATGGTTCTCTTTCAGAGTCATGTTTAAAGGCATTCTGCAACTTGTCATGTGTGAAGGAACCTAAATACTTTGAGGAGGCTGTTCAGGATCCTAAGTGGCTTGAAGCTATGAGACATGAATTGCAGGCATTCAATGATAATCAAACCTGGCAGTTGGTGGATCTACCTCCCAATAAGAAGGCCATA CTATGCGAGGTTAGAGGCTATATCAAATGGTTATCTTCAATGCCTTTTTGTAAG GTTGATGACCTTTTGATCATAAGTTCTTCTTCCTCTATAATTCAAAAGGCCAAAACTATGTTGCAACAACATTTCAAGATCAAGGACTTGGGGGAGATCAGATACTTCCTTGGTCTTTAA